A window of Candidatus Vicinibacter proximus contains these coding sequences:
- a CDS encoding T9SS type A sorting domain-containing protein: protein MNYQNYKILIAFTILIIVISKVQSQNNFVSTGANISGSGGTLSYSLGQLTYSALNGLSGSIYQGVQQPYEIYTVGIEDVKLNISLSIYPNPTYNNLVIRIDEFASNNYNYQLMDLHGKLLISNKILNKQTIIDASALPPSAYLLKIIQDSKTIRSFKIIKN, encoded by the coding sequence ATGAATTATCAGAATTATAAAATCTTGATTGCTTTTACAATACTCATTATTGTGATTTCCAAAGTTCAATCACAAAATAATTTTGTTTCCACTGGAGCTAATATTTCTGGTAGTGGAGGTACTCTGAGTTATTCTCTTGGACAACTGACTTATTCCGCGTTGAATGGTTTAAGTGGCAGCATTTATCAAGGAGTGCAGCAACCTTATGAAATTTATACAGTAGGAATTGAGGATGTAAAACTGAATATTTCTTTATCTATATATCCAAATCCCACTTATAACAACCTGGTTATTAGAATAGACGAATTTGCATCCAACAATTATAATTACCAATTGATGGATCTTCATGGAAAACTTTTAATTAGTAATAAAATATTGAATAAACAGACAATTATTGATGCAAGTGCTTTGCCGCCGTCCGCATATTTATTAAAAATTATTCAGGATTCCAAGACCATTCGATCATTCAAAATTATTAAAAATTAA
- a CDS encoding tail fiber domain-containing protein → MKRIAIVYLLLFIYIGVFAQPNKMSYQAVVRNATGQLIANGNVGIRLQILQGSEFGAAVFVETHLTSTNANGLATFEIGGGTNVLGSIANIDWSNGPYFLKTESDLNGGTNYTISGTSQMLSVPYALFAGSGLKGDKGDPGAMGAKGDKGEKGDQGIVGPKGDKGDPGADGLKGEKGDRGDEGPVGPKGDKGEKGDIGLTGLKGDKGDTGMEGQKGDKGDPGAVGPKGEKGDQGNTGPPGSANINGTAGYIIKFSGSTTGDNSIMRQENGNININNPAGTVGKLNVKGASGGYGIHGESEFIGVFGDGSIGIYGNGISGIGVKGVGVVGVRGEGTSGEGVRASSESGDGISGISNSGDGVSGVSTSGLGVRGTSANSDGVFGISTSGAGGRFNSTSGTGIVIGVSNSQQALLAVSGDLILLTGQIGIGVADPTFRLHLPNTNTNIGGVGRAFNWTVYSDKRIKSDIKEIRYGLKEILQVRPKSYFQHDSEFEDGKLKLKEAGSQNIGFIAQEIYDVIPEMVSKPLNEADELWGLSYERLIPVLVKAIQEQQEYIESLKSKLANQTVSINKILKMQLELKDEIDTLKEKNIKTTSFKKF, encoded by the coding sequence ATGAAAAGAATTGCCATAGTTTATTTATTGTTATTTATTTATATTGGAGTCTTCGCTCAACCAAATAAAATGAGTTATCAGGCGGTAGTTAGAAATGCTACAGGTCAATTGATAGCAAATGGAAATGTTGGGATTCGTTTACAAATTTTGCAAGGTTCAGAATTTGGGGCTGCTGTTTTTGTAGAGACGCATCTGACCTCTACCAATGCCAATGGATTAGCAACTTTTGAAATTGGTGGAGGAACTAATGTTTTAGGAAGTATTGCAAATATCGATTGGTCTAACGGTCCTTATTTTTTGAAGACAGAATCTGACTTGAATGGAGGAACAAATTATACCATTTCTGGTACCAGTCAAATGCTCAGCGTACCTTATGCATTGTTTGCCGGTTCGGGTTTGAAGGGCGATAAGGGCGATCCGGGTGCAATGGGAGCGAAAGGCGATAAAGGCGAAAAAGGAGATCAAGGTATTGTTGGACCAAAAGGTGATAAGGGTGACCCTGGTGCGGATGGACTTAAGGGTGAAAAAGGAGATAGAGGAGACGAAGGACCTGTTGGCCCTAAAGGAGATAAAGGTGAAAAGGGGGATATTGGTTTAACAGGATTGAAAGGTGATAAGGGAGATACGGGTATGGAAGGGCAAAAGGGAGATAAGGGAGACCCAGGTGCAGTGGGACCAAAAGGAGAAAAAGGTGATCAGGGAAATACTGGACCTCCTGGAAGCGCCAATATAAATGGGACTGCCGGATATATTATTAAATTCAGTGGATCTACTACCGGCGACAATTCAATAATGCGTCAGGAAAATGGAAATATTAATATTAACAATCCGGCAGGAACAGTTGGCAAACTTAATGTCAAAGGGGCAAGTGGTGGTTATGGGATCCATGGTGAATCAGAATTTATTGGCGTTTTCGGAGATGGGAGTATTGGAATTTATGGCAATGGAATAAGTGGGATTGGGGTTAAGGGAGTTGGTGTAGTTGGTGTTCGGGGCGAAGGAACAAGTGGGGAGGGGGTTAGAGCGAGTTCTGAAAGTGGCGACGGAATAAGTGGAATTTCCAATTCAGGGGATGGCGTTTCTGGTGTGTCAACTAGCGGTCTTGGTGTACGTGGAACATCGGCTAACAGCGATGGAGTGTTTGGTATTTCTACAAGCGGCGCAGGGGGGCGCTTTAATTCTACTTCAGGTACTGGTATTGTCATTGGGGTAAGTAACTCCCAACAAGCATTGCTTGCAGTTTCTGGCGACTTAATTTTGTTAACGGGACAAATTGGAATTGGGGTCGCTGATCCAACTTTTAGATTACACCTTCCAAATACCAATACTAATATAGGCGGGGTTGGGAGAGCGTTTAATTGGACGGTATATTCAGATAAGAGAATAAAGTCGGATATTAAAGAGATTCGATATGGGCTTAAAGAAATACTTCAAGTAAGGCCTAAGTCTTATTTTCAGCATGACTCCGAATTTGAAGATGGAAAACTTAAATTAAAAGAGGCAGGATCACAAAATATTGGTTTTATTGCACAGGAAATTTATGATGTTATTCCAGAAATGGTTTCTAAACCATTAAATGAAGCGGATGAATTATGGGGACTTTCTTATGAAAGGTTAATACCTGTATTAGTCAAAGCAATACAGGAGCAACAGGAATATATAGAATCCTTGAAATCAAAACTCGCAAACCAAACAGTTTCCATCAATAAGATCCTTAAAATGCAACTTGAATTAAAAGATGAAATTGATACCCTCAAGGAAAAAAATATAAAAACAACATCCTTTAAGAAATTTTAA
- a CDS encoding winged helix-turn-helix transcriptional regulator yields the protein MSLDLKEVTFEDVFRWGFKYSEKLLLIPILLGVLFLVNAQPDGPQSISAEKVNLALRRTADGLLRLSGDSTSRIPAIEQAGPGVWRVRLLQAFRYEQLPAMLQSSLDVYGIKNPYEVTVRNCENATIDLGFHQTDFLNNGTVPCAGREMPVGCHYIEITFLDSSPKKSLLYNKAGYLFLILLTLGGFWFFRQKKSMQSEITSDSGEDLLEIGNSRLDVAGQVLHCNGVPQSLTFRETKLLRLFANSPDKLLERDFILREVWADEGVLVGRSIDVFVSRLRKKLAADPTVGLVAVHGVGYRLETGKVSVG from the coding sequence GTGTCTCTTGATTTAAAAGAAGTTACTTTTGAGGATGTTTTTCGTTGGGGATTCAAATATTCAGAAAAACTATTGTTGATCCCTATTTTGTTGGGTGTTCTATTTCTGGTTAATGCACAACCGGATGGGCCACAAAGTATTTCCGCTGAAAAAGTAAACCTTGCGCTCCGCAGGACGGCGGATGGGTTGCTTCGACTTTCAGGGGACAGCACGAGTCGCATTCCGGCGATTGAGCAAGCAGGACCAGGCGTGTGGAGGGTGCGACTGCTTCAAGCTTTCAGATACGAACAACTTCCGGCTATGCTCCAATCCTCCCTCGATGTGTACGGTATTAAAAATCCTTACGAAGTGACGGTACGAAATTGTGAAAATGCAACAATAGATCTGGGATTTCATCAGACAGATTTTTTAAATAATGGCACGGTGCCTTGTGCCGGAAGGGAGATGCCCGTGGGTTGCCATTATATTGAAATCACATTTTTAGATAGCAGCCCTAAAAAATCATTGCTGTATAATAAAGCAGGATACCTGTTTTTAATTTTACTTACACTTGGCGGTTTTTGGTTTTTCCGTCAAAAAAAATCTATGCAAAGTGAGATCACTTCTGATTCCGGAGAAGATTTACTGGAAATCGGAAATTCTCGTCTTGATGTTGCCGGTCAAGTATTGCATTGTAATGGCGTACCACAATCATTGACTTTCCGTGAGACCAAATTACTTCGGCTCTTTGCCAACAGCCCCGACAAATTGCTTGAGCGCGATTTTATCCTCCGCGAGGTTTGGGCAGATGAAGGCGTGTTGGTTGGAAGAAGTATTGATGTTTTTGTGTCCAGGTTGAGAAAGAAGTTAGCCGCTGATCCAACTGTTGGACTCGTGGCGGTGCATGGAGTAGGATATCGGTTGGAAACTGGTAAAGTAAGCGTAGGGTGA
- a CDS encoding DUF4062 domain-containing protein, translating into MAIIKTPDQRVRVFISSTINELAEERQAARQAIENLRLIPVFFEAGARPHPPRDLYSAYLDQSHIFLGIYWNSYGWIAPGSDISGLEDEYRLCGNKKPKLIYVKQSNERQDKLKGLLEDIEKSDSACYQKFSTAAELQKLIENDLSVLMSEIFENALLGERALDNNSSAELNIELKRIVEIPNIRSEIYGREEDLERIESMLTKSGVALITLLGAGGTGKTTLAVHLAHVIKDQFKDGIVFVSLAPLTDHRLVGAAIAEVLGVQDSGKQPIEQTVIDFLSDKNFMLILDNFEQVIEASTFISKLLTFCKDVKVLVTSRTSLHIRNERIYNLSTLSLPELNKLITSAELQDYSATQLFVERALEVNPQMPFSKENTEAIVEICQRMDGLPLAIELAAARTRFFQPAALMSRIEKTLDLVSKGHKDLPERQQTLRGAIEWSYNLLAEDTQKVFRQLGFLNAAGQWKMQMLL; encoded by the coding sequence ATGGCTATCATTAAAACGCCTGATCAGAGAGTCAGGGTCTTTATCAGCTCCACTATAAACGAATTGGCAGAAGAGCGTCAGGCAGCCCGTCAGGCTATTGAAAACCTAAGGCTTATACCTGTTTTTTTTGAAGCAGGAGCTAGACCACACCCTCCCAGAGACCTGTATTCAGCTTATCTGGACCAAAGCCATATATTTTTGGGCATCTATTGGAACAGTTATGGTTGGATTGCACCTGGCTCAGATATCTCAGGATTGGAGGATGAATACAGATTGTGTGGGAATAAAAAACCCAAACTCATTTATGTTAAGCAATCGAATGAAAGACAAGATAAATTAAAAGGACTTTTGGAAGACATCGAGAAAAGCGATTCTGCTTGTTATCAAAAATTTTCTACTGCAGCTGAATTACAAAAGCTCATTGAAAATGACTTATCAGTTCTCATGTCTGAGATTTTTGAAAATGCTTTGTTGGGAGAAAGAGCTTTGGATAATAATTCATCTGCTGAATTAAATATTGAATTAAAAAGAATTGTAGAAATTCCAAACATCCGTTCTGAAATATATGGCCGGGAAGAAGACTTAGAAAGAATTGAATCGATGCTGACCAAATCCGGTGTGGCATTGATTACCCTACTTGGTGCTGGAGGAACAGGAAAAACCACCCTTGCAGTTCATCTTGCACATGTGATAAAAGATCAATTTAAGGATGGTATTGTATTTGTTTCATTGGCACCGCTGACTGATCATCGGTTGGTGGGTGCAGCCATTGCTGAAGTTCTTGGCGTGCAAGACAGTGGCAAACAACCAATCGAACAAACAGTGATCGATTTCTTGTCTGATAAAAACTTCATGCTTATTTTAGATAATTTTGAACAGGTAATAGAGGCCTCTACCTTCATCAGTAAGCTCCTTACTTTCTGCAAGGATGTAAAAGTATTGGTTACGAGCCGCACCTCCTTGCACATTCGAAATGAACGCATCTACAACCTGAGCACGCTTTCACTTCCAGAATTAAATAAACTCATAACATCAGCCGAACTGCAGGATTATTCTGCAACGCAGTTATTTGTCGAGCGGGCGCTTGAGGTAAATCCTCAGATGCCCTTCTCTAAGGAAAATACGGAAGCCATTGTTGAGATCTGTCAACGTATGGACGGTTTACCACTGGCCATAGAACTCGCAGCTGCACGTACCCGATTCTTTCAACCTGCCGCCCTGATGTCGCGCATTGAAAAAACATTAGACCTTGTATCAAAAGGGCACAAAGACTTGCCGGAGAGGCAGCAGACGCTGCGCGGTGCAATAGAATGGAGTTATAATTTGTTGGCAGAAGACACGCAGAAAGTTTTTCGGCAGTTGGGGTTTTTAAACGCAGCTGGACAATGGAAGATGCAGATGTTATTATGA
- a CDS encoding (4Fe-4S)-binding protein, which yields MKEITKKYSNGEITIVWKPQVCIHSTICWRGAAGLPEVFNPAERPWIKPAGADTPRIVEQINKCPSGALSFYYNDQQEKPQEIQQELTRVEVMDKGPLMVIGEVIIKHPDGREETKTKKCALCRCGHSKNKPYCDGSHREHFV from the coding sequence ATGAAAGAAATTACCAAAAAATATTCCAATGGTGAAATCACCATTGTTTGGAAACCTCAAGTGTGTATCCATTCTACCATTTGCTGGAGAGGTGCCGCAGGATTGCCGGAGGTGTTTAATCCTGCTGAACGCCCCTGGATCAAACCTGCTGGCGCAGACACTCCCCGCATCGTCGAACAAATAAATAAATGTCCCAGTGGAGCGCTGAGTTTTTACTACAACGATCAGCAGGAAAAGCCACAAGAGATTCAACAAGAGCTCACCAGAGTGGAAGTTATGGACAAGGGCCCTCTAATGGTAATTGGAGAAGTCATCATCAAACACCCGGATGGACGTGAAGAAACCAAAACCAAAAAATGTGCATTGTGCCGCTGTGGCCACTCAAAAAATAAACCCTATTGTGACGGCAGTCACCGGGAGCACTTTGTTTAA
- a CDS encoding OsmC family protein has product MENKSSDIHAHIEKQVYKTQLSNHQHEILADEPVENGGADLGFSPSDLLCASLAACTSITLRMYADRKEIALEAVDVDIWFEEDKEQGITKLHRKIKLEGAISEEQKTRFLQIADKCHIHKILTHPIQITSELA; this is encoded by the coding sequence ATGGAAAACAAGTCATCAGACATTCACGCACACATAGAAAAACAAGTTTATAAAACTCAACTGAGTAATCACCAACACGAAATTTTGGCTGATGAACCTGTGGAAAATGGGGGAGCAGATCTTGGATTTTCGCCCTCCGATCTTCTGTGCGCTTCCCTTGCGGCTTGCACTTCGATCACCTTACGGATGTATGCAGACCGAAAGGAAATTGCACTGGAGGCAGTTGACGTAGACATTTGGTTTGAAGAAGATAAAGAACAGGGCATTACAAAATTGCACAGGAAGATTAAACTTGAAGGAGCTATTTCTGAAGAGCAAAAAACAAGATTCTTACAGATTGCAGATAAATGTCACATACATAAAATACTGACCCACCCTATCCAAATTACCAGTGAATTGGCATGA
- a CDS encoding nitroreductase family protein, protein MNSIKKAKTKYPVLELIKDRWSARSFSSKSISTEDLHTLAEAASWAPSANNEQPWQFILASKGTDVFERIYEALMEGNRPWCKNAAAFILSIARTHFEKNEKTNFYADHDLGMANALLLLQATSMNIYAHPMAGFDKSKIIESFGLTDLQKPMLVIALGYLDDAEKLAEPYKTRELTARNRKELHEFIL, encoded by the coding sequence ATGAATTCCATTAAAAAAGCAAAAACAAAATACCCTGTTCTTGAATTGATCAAAGACCGGTGGAGCGCCCGAAGTTTTTCTTCCAAAAGCATTTCCACCGAAGATTTGCACACTCTTGCAGAAGCGGCCTCCTGGGCACCCAGTGCAAATAATGAACAACCATGGCAATTCATTCTTGCATCAAAAGGTACCGATGTATTTGAAAGGATATATGAGGCACTGATGGAAGGAAACAGACCATGGTGTAAAAATGCTGCCGCTTTTATCCTTTCTATTGCCAGAACTCATTTTGAAAAAAATGAAAAAACTAATTTCTATGCCGATCACGATCTTGGAATGGCAAACGCATTGTTGCTCTTACAAGCCACCTCGATGAATATTTATGCGCATCCAATGGCAGGTTTTGACAAATCTAAAATCATCGAATCATTTGGATTAACGGATCTGCAAAAACCCATGCTGGTCATTGCTCTTGGATATCTTGATGATGCTGAAAAACTAGCAGAGCCTTACAAAACTCGTGAACTGACTGCAAGAAACAGAAAAGAACTTCATGAATTTATACTTTAA
- a CDS encoding pirin family protein, whose product MNRKDFLKKGLLGTGILASSSAIGSIIHNDIDELKPLEILGFNHLPNTKSNIMASKILHQAETRGHANHGWLDTHHTFSFANYYNPERMHFGVLRVLNDDRIDPGTGFGTHPHDNMEIITIPLEGALEHKDSMGNVGVIRNGDIQVMSAGTGITHSEYNHHKDQVGKFLQIWVFPNKKNVTPRYDQLTLEAEKRHNKLQQILSPNPDDEGVWIHQDAWFHLGQLDKGVSLDYPIKKKGNGVYAFIIQGNVIIDGQALKSRDGLGIWDTNKITIQADSSSEILLMEIPMSI is encoded by the coding sequence ATGAACAGAAAAGATTTTTTAAAAAAAGGCCTGCTCGGCACAGGTATCCTGGCTAGTTCTTCTGCCATAGGTTCTATTATTCACAATGACATTGACGAACTCAAGCCGTTGGAAATTCTTGGGTTCAATCATCTTCCAAACACAAAATCAAACATCATGGCAAGTAAAATATTACATCAGGCTGAGACACGAGGACACGCCAATCATGGTTGGCTGGATACGCACCATACATTCAGTTTTGCGAATTACTACAATCCTGAACGAATGCACTTCGGGGTGTTGCGTGTACTGAATGACGACCGTATTGATCCGGGAACAGGATTCGGAACCCATCCGCATGATAATATGGAGATCATCACGATTCCATTGGAAGGTGCTTTAGAGCACAAAGACAGCATGGGGAATGTGGGCGTCATCAGAAATGGAGATATACAGGTGATGAGTGCAGGGACAGGCATCACGCATAGCGAATACAATCACCACAAAGACCAGGTAGGAAAATTTCTGCAAATTTGGGTTTTTCCAAATAAGAAAAATGTAACACCTCGATACGATCAGCTGACTTTGGAAGCAGAGAAAAGACATAACAAGCTGCAACAAATTTTATCTCCCAATCCCGATGATGAAGGTGTATGGATACATCAGGATGCATGGTTTCATCTGGGTCAATTGGATAAAGGTGTTTCCCTGGATTATCCAATTAAGAAAAAAGGAAATGGTGTATATGCATTTATCATCCAAGGCAATGTAATCATTGATGGTCAAGCTTTAAAATCCAGAGATGGGCTTGGTATCTGGGACACGAATAAGATAACCATTCAGGCAGACAGTTCTTCAGAAATATTGCTGATGGAAATTCCCATGAGCATTTAA
- a CDS encoding aldo/keto reductase yields MHYKLLGRSGLKVSELCLGTMGFGKEWNWGADKETSFQILEAFTQAGGNFIDTANRYTEGTSERIIGEFVHSNRDHYVLATKYTLHDNLTNVNASGNNRKNMMRSVEESLKRLNTEFIDLLYLHIWDRLTPVEEVMRGLDDLVRQGKVNYIGISDTPAWVISEAQTLAHFMGWSKFIALQMEYSLLQRTPERELIPMALQHGLTITPWAPLAGGALTGKYLKGDPGRIKEGSIRLNERAVAVTKVVMAVAEELGVEASHVALKWTMQQKISAIPIVGATKLSQLQENIKAIDLKLEPHHMQQLHEVSKIDLGFPGDFFNEDGVKTVTYGGFYDKIEKGF; encoded by the coding sequence ATGCATTATAAATTATTGGGTAGAAGCGGTCTTAAAGTATCCGAATTATGTCTTGGAACGATGGGTTTTGGCAAAGAGTGGAATTGGGGTGCGGACAAAGAAACAAGTTTTCAAATATTGGAGGCTTTTACACAAGCCGGAGGTAATTTTATCGATACAGCAAATCGTTATACAGAAGGCACCAGTGAGCGTATCATAGGTGAGTTTGTACACAGCAACAGAGATCATTATGTCCTTGCTACCAAATACACCCTGCATGACAATCTTACCAATGTCAATGCATCCGGCAACAACCGAAAAAACATGATGCGAAGTGTAGAGGAAAGCCTGAAGCGATTGAATACAGAATTTATAGACCTGCTTTATCTACACATCTGGGATCGGCTCACGCCTGTCGAAGAGGTAATGCGTGGTCTGGATGATCTGGTACGACAGGGCAAGGTTAACTACATAGGCATCAGTGATACACCAGCATGGGTCATTAGTGAAGCGCAAACTCTTGCACATTTCATGGGTTGGTCAAAATTTATTGCGCTCCAAATGGAATATTCTCTGCTGCAACGAACCCCAGAGCGAGAGCTTATACCTATGGCTTTGCAGCATGGCCTCACGATTACGCCCTGGGCTCCATTGGCCGGTGGTGCACTTACCGGCAAATACTTAAAAGGTGATCCGGGAAGAATCAAAGAAGGAAGTATCAGGCTCAATGAACGCGCAGTAGCGGTCACAAAAGTCGTTATGGCCGTCGCTGAAGAACTAGGTGTGGAAGCCTCACATGTGGCTTTAAAATGGACCATGCAGCAAAAGATTTCTGCAATTCCAATTGTAGGTGCCACCAAACTAAGCCAGCTGCAAGAAAACATAAAGGCGATCGACCTCAAACTGGAACCGCATCATATGCAGCAATTACATGAGGTCAGCAAGATAGATCTTGGCTTTCCTGGTGATTTTTTCAATGAAGATGGGGTCAAGACGGTAACCTACGGTGGTTTTTACGATAAAATTGAAAAAGGCTTCTAG
- a CDS encoding anion permease encodes MNKDQKEFYGAAAILLGLVLHYYLNPWGMDIKVLRTISVGILMISFWVMDFLPLAVVALFPLVLFPLMEIESLDNTARHYADPIIFLFMGGFFLALAIEKWNLHQRIALNILRLTGSNGNRIILGFMLSTFCISMWISNTATTMMMFPIALSVLNLVRKTNSGTNTDAFAVSILLTIAYASNIGGLATIIGTPPNVAFVGFLRDTAGIEISFMRWMIICFPVALIILFLLYVLFTRFLFKNNLGDQESTAEFIRNKILQLGAWSLAEKRVLGVFCFAAVMWITKDLWVIWTGLPINDTMIAIAAGILLFILPSGSKNTISLPSEEEEEPIARNRLLNWSDTHKMSWGILLMFGGGLTLAKGLEHVGVMKSLGEHIASIAPSQEFLLIILVTTVSIFLSEIMSNVAQVIVMAPIITTVAINLQIDPLLLGIPMTLAASCAGMLPMGTPPNAIVFSSGRIPLKKMLRAGLFLNLISILVISVVCYVIIRLK; translated from the coding sequence ATGAATAAAGACCAGAAGGAATTTTATGGAGCAGCCGCCATACTCCTGGGTTTGGTTTTGCATTATTATTTGAATCCATGGGGAATGGACATCAAAGTATTACGCACAATAAGTGTGGGCATTTTGATGATATCGTTTTGGGTAATGGATTTTTTACCTTTGGCTGTAGTTGCATTGTTTCCATTGGTTTTGTTTCCGCTGATGGAAATTGAATCACTGGACAATACCGCAAGACACTATGCAGATCCAATTATCTTTTTATTCATGGGCGGGTTTTTCCTGGCACTGGCCATTGAAAAATGGAATCTCCATCAGCGTATAGCATTGAACATCCTCCGGTTGACCGGTAGCAATGGAAACAGGATCATCCTGGGCTTTATGTTATCTACTTTTTGCATCAGCATGTGGATCAGCAACACCGCAACAACAATGATGATGTTTCCCATTGCATTATCTGTACTCAATCTGGTCCGAAAAACCAATTCAGGCACAAACACCGATGCATTTGCAGTTTCTATCCTGCTCACCATTGCCTATGCTTCCAACATAGGTGGACTTGCCACCATCATCGGCACACCACCCAATGTAGCTTTTGTTGGCTTTTTGCGAGATACGGCCGGCATTGAAATTTCCTTTATGCGATGGATGATAATTTGCTTTCCGGTTGCTTTGATTATTTTGTTTTTATTGTATGTATTGTTTACCCGTTTTTTATTTAAAAACAATTTAGGCGATCAGGAATCCACCGCAGAATTTATTCGCAATAAGATCCTCCAATTGGGTGCGTGGAGTCTTGCAGAAAAAAGAGTTTTAGGCGTTTTTTGTTTTGCCGCCGTCATGTGGATCACAAAAGACCTCTGGGTAATTTGGACCGGCTTACCCATTAACGATACCATGATTGCGATTGCTGCAGGGATACTCTTATTTATTCTCCCCTCAGGCTCTAAAAATACCATAAGTCTGCCTTCAGAAGAAGAGGAAGAACCCATCGCAAGGAATAGATTATTAAACTGGTCCGACACCCACAAAATGTCCTGGGGTATTTTACTAATGTTTGGAGGAGGGCTTACCCTGGCTAAAGGTTTGGAGCATGTTGGTGTGATGAAAAGTTTGGGCGAACATATTGCAAGTATCGCCCCTTCGCAGGAATTTCTATTGATTATTTTGGTTACAACAGTCTCGATTTTTTTATCGGAGATCATGAGTAATGTTGCTCAGGTGATCGTAATGGCACCGATTATTACCACCGTAGCCATAAACCTACAAATAGATCCTCTCCTTTTAGGAATTCCAATGACGCTTGCTGCCAGCTGTGCAGGTATGTTACCTATGGGAACTCCACCCAATGCCATTGTTTTTTCAAGCGGTCGGATACCCTTAAAAAAGATGTTGCGGGCAGGTTTATTTTTAAACCTGATAAGCATTCTAGTGATCAGTGTAGTTTGTTATGTGATTATCCGCTTAAAATAA